In one window of Cryptococcus neoformans var. neoformans B-3501A chromosome 11, whole genome shotgun sequence DNA:
- a CDS encoding hypothetical protein (HMMPfam hit to PHD, PHD-finger, score: 59.2, E(): 1.1e-14) has product MPPKLTALQPPSPSPPPPTNDAQDLLVIQDIMDTLDQIPPELTRVHSDLNELGAVLYSTLVSLEKKLYTLIDWIQDPNVTPEKRFELLQEIAEEAARYKLGGDDKIRVAAGACDGILNHQKHISNLLASSTLLVPSPPSPYSQSLTLPFPQPVTNSRRVARAANSPFGSRGYTANGGPSETKVGDTPSKKKRSRVQQLGARDDDESSSAGGEKKKPVKRRKQNRATSPTDSVVSNSGFGGKPIEPRTARQLAAAANRARREADDGGSDTESRTGNDEKRSNVPMQPSFSIDSKRTDGLGLDTGSREGSGVRSANVTPTLGYAAVMPPTAELKRPSRRGGKRSSTNIPAAEEFEEEESEGYGDDDRSKRGERYAEMEMGEETGGAGDDLDSKVYCTCRQVSYGEMIGCDDDDCEIEWYHIGCLGLDKTPAGNWICPRCIERRKKQPRGKKGTRGKARK; this is encoded by the exons ATGCCACCCAAGCTCACAGCTCTGCAACCTCCATCCCCctcacctccaccccccACAAACGACGCTCAGGACCTCCTCGTCATACAGGATATCATGGATACTCTCGACCAGATCCCACCAGAGCTCACAAGAGTTCACAGCGACCTAAATGAGCTTGGTGCTGTACTATACT CTACTCTTGTCAGCCtagagaagaagctctACACGCTAATTGACTGGATCCAAGATCCCAATGTCACACCAGAAAAACGGTTTGAGCTCCTGCAGGAGATTGCAGAGGAGGCCGCAAGGTACAAGCTCGGCGGTGATGATAAGATTCGAGTAGCTGCCGGTGCTTGTGATGGC ATTTTGAACCACCAGAAACATATCTCCAATCTCCTTGCATCTTCCACCTTGCTCGTTCCATCCCCACCTTCTCCCTACTCTCAATCCCTcactcttcccttccctcaaCCGGTTACTAATTCTCGCCGCGTTGCCCGGGCTGCCAATTCGCCGTTCGGCAGTCGGGGCTATACCGCAAACGGGGGACCGTCCGAGACCAAGGTGGGTGATACGCCtagcaaaaagaagaggagtcGAGTGCAACAGTTGGGGGCaagggatgatgatgagtcGTCGAGTGCGGgcggggagaagaagaagcctgTTAAGCGAAGAAAGCA AAACAGAGCGACTTCACCTACCGACTCTGTCGTCTCTAACTCTGGTTTTGGCGGGAAACCCATCGAACCCCGTACTGCGCGTCAACTcgccgctgctgccaaCAGGGCCCGCCGTGAAGCCGATGACGGAGGCTCCGACACTGAATCACGAACAGGCAACGACGAAAAGCGCAGCAACGTACCCATGCAACCCTCTTTTTCAATCGACTCAAAGCGCACCGATGGTTTGGGCTTGGATACAGGCAGCAGAGAAGGCAGCGGTGTGAGAAGTGCAAACGTAACGCCTACTCTTGGCTACGCCGCGGTCATGCCCCCTACGGCTGAACTCAAGCGTCCATCAAGGCGAGGCGGTAAGCGTTCAAGCACAAATATTCCTGCTGCCGAAGAAttcgaggaggaagagtccGAGGGATACGGTGACGACGATAGGTcgaagagaggagagaggtatgccgagatggagatgggtgAGGAGACTGGAGGTGCTGGGGATGATCTAGATTCAAAGGTGTACTGCACTTGTAGGCAGGTCAGTTATGGCGAGATGATTGGATGTGACGATGACGATTGTGAGATTGAATGG TATCACATTGGGTGTCTCGGTCTGGATAAAACTCCTGCAGGGAACTGGATCTGTCCCAGGTGTATTGAGAGGCGAAAGAAACAGCCACGGGGCAAGAAGGGGACTCGAGGCAAGGCCCGAAAGTAA
- a CDS encoding hypothetical protein (Match to EST gb|CF191668.1|CF191668) encodes MSSDKSQVTPYGQSQATQYKTHPFHTKGDITLVSSDGVLFKADVWCLAHASAVFHDMLEMSNPSVADTSTPESISVPAKPPHPSEPIDIPFPSRTLQLFLDLSRVSDDVMLAITMEEAGDLLSFSHLYDLREFVLKKLKDRAMDLGRRRPWDLLVLASRLDLDDLGVSALEAMNEDTFVRGQKGSTSNFWESIALLQNGWQSRIIKSVIDKPEGGSVRRPGYPDDYSYKTGYVFKLRDWSEAGRRFRNTRLRDEQ; translated from the exons ATGTCCAGCGACAAGAGCCAAGTAACCCCTTATGGCCAGTCCCAGGCCACTCAGTACAAGACTCATCCTTTTCATACAAAAGGTGATATCACCCTCGTCTCTTCTGACGGTGTCCTTTTCAAAGCCGATGTCTGGTGTCTCGCTCATGCCAG TGCCGTCTTCCACGACATGCTAGAAATGTCCAATCCCTCCGTAGCAGATACTTCCACCCCCGAATCCATCTCTGTCCCTGCCAAACCGCCTCACCCATCCGAACCTATCGATATTCCTTTCCCCTCTCGCACCCttcagctcttcctcgACCTTAGTCGAGTATCAGACGATGTCATGTTAGCCATCACTATGGAAGAAGCGGGAGATTTactctccttttcccatctctATGACTTGAGAGAATTCGTGCTTAAGAAACTCAAGGATCGGGCTATGGACCTCGGCCGACGAAGACCTTGGGATCTTCTAGTCCTTGCCTCGAGACTCGACCTTGATGATCTAGGTGTCTCCGCCTTGGAGGCAATGAATGAAGATACTTTCGTGAGGGGACAAAAGGGAAGCACATCCAATTTCTGGGAGTCAATAGCGCTTTTGCAGAATGGGTGGCAGAGTCGGATCATCAAGTCTGTCATCGATAAACCAGAAGGAGGTTCGGTTCGACGTCCAGGGTATCCCGACGACTACTCGTACAAGACGGGGTATGTGTTCAAGCTTAGGGATTGGTCGGAAGCGGGGAGGCGGTTTAGAAATACCAGGCTGCGAGATGAGCAGTAG
- a CDS encoding hypothetical protein (HMMPfam hit to TPR, TPR Domain, score: 58.3, E(): 2.1e-14): MASQKGAHYHQALAHALTAGAWSHAAPATTPRAAPLSWPELVRKWGKHTQHNTALVHRLRDISLLYLASTGRPSHSRPFLAPPRPGPHPSPSPPASAESESPTASSFVHVPRPHLRRRRPADDAPAAARPAAFLSAADLDGDDAQDQRAWSEGEAWWAAVPPDETSDGAGELEALLASGHLPPAERESAKLVLAYHLHAAGAHDAALRRYDTVDWATDARAGVVEGDAAVVDRLRARCLQGLCHELSSTPSPALALQAYLATVPLFHALAAPSFDACREACRFLATALFRAAILAARQPAGARAQTLAILRTFHACSASWPASFRPVQRQKMLVLYLRALLSPSPAPALPRQQWEKQVSLALTNGQALLEQSTTFPRAGSVNHPVVLFAQLAVQLYTLLPRSRALSDQVVGLLWWATTLTFQSQSILRALIRVLSDREEYSDAKRVFELYVGLVLKARQTAQPEIALQLQRRPTDDDAAHPAEIQRQASQATRTADPSPEADALVRQATSASHEADDDTDFVQTLLAGAKLLTEGMNEPEEAWRYACLAGDVVQVGKLAHNKELEASVEQVKGIVRMLMARSMSISQSLNHLAFSTTIAPTPTSLYHLAHAYAQARKIPQAIDAIRKSLEMDEKNVEAWHLLGILLTSMRDWEAARKAVEAGWRVWEETDENERRMEEGVEDGAAAQDLMATRPEISSKDFAAPFTDTAASSPLVLPTGAFPPLPPLPASPPTSSYRLAQVIRLRMTLNMIIEKTMGCEEAMVRQQDLFAFFSARCSLAVANRQPQSGAAGGEKKEVPDREEGLGESFVNIKEQEKEKDSPIPITATSPDGIPTLATPIPPTPTSLDPAPLPTEVQMINENTLTPFRSVSEKGRRRRSLSLSLRSKSSKPKNQLGVLPARGGGGGRTASLRGAVLSGEMEKATDYGGLQPLALVGANPRGRTVSHSTAPSIVPTAIHSHYRSSRARPFPSPPPAPPPPSAPSKPSPLDNRSPQEKRILSDLWLASAATFRRWGKLEQCLVSVMEAEGLDPGNEDVWVQLGMYHVANTAMTMSSKASAGKEEEEDDDGEKERVWKPAEEAFSKSLLLKTDHPPALVSLAKLYLSTSTFQNLSTSTPTDHAPKRYQGADLAESLLNPFTQSIGWDIPEAWYLLGHVARVQGREERARECWEFALGLEQGRGIRDWSCLKRWL, translated from the exons ATGGCATCGCAGAAGGGGGCGCACTACCACCAGGCACTCGCCCACGCCCTCACCGCCGGCGCATGGTCCCACGCCGCGCCCGCCACCACGCCCCGTGCGGCGCCCCTCTCGTGGCCCGAGCTCGTCCGCAAGTGGGGCAAGCACACCCAGCACA ACACCGCCCTCGTCCACCGCCTGCGGGacatctccctcctctaCCTCGCCAGCACGGGCCGCCCCTCGCACTCCCGCCCCTTCCTTGCGCCCCCGCGCCCCGGCCCCCACCCGAGCCCGTCCCCGCCCGCCTCCGCCGAGAGCGAGTCCCccaccgcctcctccttcgtCCACGTGCCCCGCCCCCatctccgccgccgccgccccGCAGACGACgcccccgccgccgcccgcCCCGCCGCGTTCCTCAGCGCCGCCGACCTCGACGGCGACGACGCCCAGGACCAGCGCGCGTGGAGCGAGGGCGAGGCGTGGTGGGCCGCCGTCCCGCCCGACGAGACGAGCGACGGCGCCGGCGAGCTCGAGGCGCTGCTCGCCAGCGGGCACCTGCCGCCCGCCGAGCGCGAGTCCGCCAAGCTCGTCCTCGCATACCACCTCCATGCCGCCGGCGCACACGACGCGGCGCTGCGGCGCTACGACACCGTGGACTGGGCCACGGACGCCAGAGCAGGCGTCGTCGAGGGCGACGCGGCCGTCGTCGACAGGCTGCGCGCACGCTGTCTCCAGGGCCTCTGCCACGAGCTCTCGTCGACGCCCAGCCCCGCGCTCGCGCTCCAGGCCTACCTCGCCACCGTCCCGCTCTTCCACGCCCTCGCCGCGCCGTCCTTCGACGCCTGCCGCGAGGCCTGCCGCTTCCTCGCCACCGCCCTCTTCCGCGCCGCCATCCTCGCCGCCCGCCAGCCCGCCGGCGCACGCGCACAGAccctcgccatcctccgcaCCTTTCACGCCTGCAGCGCGTCCTGGCCCGCCTCCTTCAGGCCCGTCCAGCGCCAAAAGATGCTCGTCCTCTACCTCCGCGCTCTGCTCTCTCCCTCGCCCGCGCCGGCCCTCCCGAGACAGCAGTGGGAAAAGCAGGTATCGCTCGCACTCACGAACGGCCAGGCCCTGCTCGAGCAGAGCACCACCTTCCCGCGAGCCGGCTCCGTCAACCACCCCGTCGTCCTCTTTGCCCAGCTCGCCGTCCAGCTCTacaccctcctcccgcGCTCCCGCGCCCTTTCCGACCAGGTCGTCGGCCTCCTCTGGTGGGCGACCACACTCACCTTTCAGTCCCAGTCCATCCTTCGCGCCCTTATCCGCGTCCTGTCTGACAGAGAAGAATACAGCGACGCTAAACGTGTGTTCGAGCTCTACGTCGGGCTCGTACTCAAGGCGCGGCAAACGGCCCAGCCCGAGATCGCCCTCCAGCTCCAGCGCCGGCCGACAGACGACGATGCCGCCCACCCCGCCGAGATCCAACGCCAGGCATCCCAAGCGACCCGCACCGCCGACCCGTCGCCCGAAGCAGATGCGCTCGTGAGACAGGCAACGTCCGCATCACACGAGGCGGATGACGATACCGATTTCGTGCAGACCCTGTTGGCGGGAGCGAAATTGCTGACGGAAGGGATGAATGAGCCGGAAGAAGCGTGGAGGTATGCGTGTCTCGCTGGGGATGTGGTCCAGGTCGGTAAGCTGGCACATAAcaaggagcttgaggcGAGCGTCGAGCAAGTCAAGGGGATCGTTCGAATGCTCATGGCTCGGAGTATGTCCATT TCCCAGTCCCTCAACCACCTCGcattctccaccaccatcgCACCCACCCCCACATCCCTCTACCACCTCGCACACGCCTACGCCCAGGCGCGAAAAATCCCACAGGCGATCGACGCCATCCGCAAGAGTCTCGAGATGGACGAGAAGAATGTAGAGGCGTGGCATCTTTTGGGTATCTTGTTGACGAGTATGCGGGATTGGGAAGCGGCTAGAAAGGCGGTCGAGGCCGGGTGGAGAGTGTGGGAGGAGACGGACGAAAACGAACGGCggatggaggagggtgtGGAAGACGGTGCGGCGGCGCAAGATTTGATGGCCACAAGGCCTGAAATCAGCTCGAAAGATTTTGCTGCGCCTTTTACCGACACCGCCGCTTCGTCACCTCTCGTCCTTCCCACAGGTGCATTCCCACCCCTCCCACCCCTGCCCGCGTCCCCGCCCACATCCTCTTACAGACTCGCCCAGGTCATCAGGCTGAGAATGACGCTGAATATGATTATCGAAAAGACGATGGGTTGCGAAGAGGCAATGGTGAGGCAACAAGACTTGTTTGcattcttctccgccaGGTGTTCGCTCGCGGTAGCCAATAGGCAGCCACAGTCCGGTGCTGCTGGTggcgagaagaaagaggtgCCGGatagggaagaagggttgggTGAGAGTTTTGTGAATATCAAAGAACAGG aaaaagaaaaagattCACCGATCCCGATTACGGCCACCAGTCCCGACGGAATACCTACTCTCGCGACCCCTATCCCGCCTACACCCACATCCCTCGACCCGGCGCCGCTCCCCACAGAGGTGCAGATGATCAACGAAAACACACTCACACCATTCCGCAGCGTATCCGAAAAGGGCCGACGACGCCGGTCTTTATCTTTATCGTTACGATCCAAGAGTAGTAAACCCAAAAACCAACTAGGTGTTTTACCAGCacgtggtggtggtggtggacgTACGGCGAGTCTACGCGGGGCAGTGTTATCtggagaaatggaaaaggCGACCGATTACGGCGGCCTCCAACCATTGGCACTCGTCGGTGCCAACCCGCGAGGCCGCACCGTCTCCCACTCCACCGCGCCCTCCATCGTGCCCACAGCCATTCACTCACACTACCGTTCCTCCCGCGCAcgtccctttccctcccctccccccgccccgcccccgccatCCGCACCCTCCAAACCTTCACCCCTCGATAACCGTTCCCCACAAGAAAAACGTATCCTGAGCGATCTATGGCTCGCCTCGGCCGCGACGTTTAGGCGATGGGGTAAGCTGGAGCAGTGCTTGGTGAGTGTGATGGAAGCGGAGGGGCTGGATCCTGGGAATGAAGATGTCTGGGTTCAGCTCGGGATGTATCATGTCGCGAATACGGCAATGACAATGTCTTCAAAAGCTTCAGCcggaaaggaggaggaggaggacgatgacggagaaaaagaacgaGTGTGGAAACCGGCGGAAGAAGCATTTTCCAAATCCCTCTTACTCAAAACCGACCATCCACCAGCGCTCGTCAGTCTCGCCAAACTCTACCTCTCCACAAGCACTTTCCAAAACCTGTCGACCTCGACCCCGACGGACCACGCGCCAAAAAGGTACCAGGGTGCCGATCTGGCTGAATCGTTGCTCAACCCGTTCACACAGTCGATCGGATGGGATATCCCCGAAGCCTGGTACTTGCTCGGTCATGTGGCGAGGGTGCaggggagagaggagagagcgaGAGAGTGTTGGGAGTTTGCGTTGGGATTGGAGCAAGGGAGAGGAATTAGGGATTGGTCGTGTTTGAAGAGGTGGCTAtag
- a CDS encoding hypothetical protein (HMMPfam hit to SNO, SNO glutamine amidotransferase family, score: 160.2, E(): 4.4e-45): protein MTIQPEQVPEKVVIGVLALQGAFIEHIHYLQRLRPHGHTIEAIPVRNADELSRCHALILPGGESTVISHLASLTPCLLPALLSFAQDPSKAMWGTCAGMILMAEEDGIGGGKKKGVKGWGGVKGLKVWRNLYGTQLESFEAALDIPVLSDPSRPFNAVFIRAPAVHSLAPTKTDMEETQVLATLPAEYLPSPPPCDSPLGEPNVDDLGKVMIRQGRKMVTSFHPELSGDMRIHEYWVEKCVLGRR, encoded by the exons ATGACAATCCAGCCTGAACAAGTACCAGAGAAAGTCGTCATCGGCGTACTCG CTCTTCAAGGCGCTTTCATTGAGCACATACACTATCTCCAAAG ACTACGTCCCCATGGCCACACGATCGAAGCTATTCCGGTGCGCAACGCCGATGAACTATCT CGATGCCATGCCCTCATCCTTCCCGGGGGTGAATCCACCGTCATATCCCATCTCGCCTCACTTACTCCTTGCCTCCTGCctgctctcctctctttcgcGCAAGACCCTTCAAAAGCGATGTGGGGAACGTGTGCGGGTATGATTCTCATggctgaagaggatgggattggaggaggtaagaagaagggtgtgaAAGGCTGGGGCGGTGTAAAAGGTTTAAAGGTCTGGAGAAACCTCTACGGCA CCCAACTAGAATCATTCGAAGCGGCTCTCGATATCCCCGTCTTATCCGACCCTTCGAGACCATTCAACGCAGTATTCATCCGTGCGCCAGCTGTGCACAGCCTTGCGCCAACAAAGACAGACATGGAGGAGACTCAAGTCCTCGCCACTCTTCCTGCCGAGTACCTCCCTTCACCGCCGCCTTGCGACTCGCCACTGGGTGAACCCAATGTGGACGATTTGGGCAAGGTGATGATCAGACaagggagaaagatggtCACCAGTTTCCATCCTGAATTAAGTGGGGATATGAGGATTCACGAGTATTGGGTTGAAAAGTGTGTccttggaagaagatag